In the Hordeum vulgare subsp. vulgare chromosome 7H, MorexV3_pseudomolecules_assembly, whole genome shotgun sequence genome, one interval contains:
- the LOC123411027 gene encoding 60 kDa jasmonate-induced protein-like yields MAAATGYDGPNDEQLHAYADLRYADLPFYGSNLAEVFAVRVPDAAASSHGKRLPPCGIIVCMAGAYSSQSALVFARSLHDDPVTPQPCDWQGNLVLTGPGRAISADGPVGFRIHLEDNSQDSSTEETWKKSVLLYREDPALDRPLLETTNTPYGPVEVTYAVLSQGVECEVAVRLTHRDVKDPISLFGRIVARSELFDIGCVLFYNEDVKDICARSGELIPLARTQLAVPLYKVLVIELDLHSDCGDEIMRGTLEFDPLPEGEQMGRLISKSGTEIEVKIIISEYFR; encoded by the exons ATGGCAGCTGCAACTGGCTATGACGGCCCGAATGATGAGCAGTTGCATGCGTATGCCGACCTAAGGTATGCTGATCTACCATTCTATGGGAGCAATCTGGCAGAGGTTTTTGCCGTGCGTGTCCCTGATGCAGCCGCCTCCTCCCATGGAAAGAGACTCCCACCCTGTGGTATTATTGTCTGTATGGCTGGCGCATATTCATCTCAGTCTGCTTTGGTCTTCGCAAGGAGCCTCCATGATGACCCTGTCACCCCACAACCTTGCGATTGGCAG GGCAACCTTGTGCTAACTGGTCCTGGAAGAGCCATCTCAGCAGATGGACCTGTCGGGTTTCGCATCCATCTTGAAGACAACAGTCAAGATAGCTCTACTGAAGAAACCTGGAAGAAGAGTGTGCTTTTATACCGTGAGGACCCTGCACTTGACAGGCCGCTATTAGAGACTACCAATACTCCTTATGGTCCTGTGGAGGTGACCTATGCCGTCCTGAGCCAGGGAGTTGAATGCGAAGTTGCTGTGAGGCTTACTCATCGCGATGTAAAAGATCCTATCAGCCTTTTTGGAAGAATTGTTGCTCGCAGCGAGCTGTTTGATATTGGCTGCGTGCTTTTCTACAATGAAGATGTGAAGGACATATGTGCACGATCAGGAGAGCTGATTCCCTTGGCTAGAACTCAGCTTGCGGTGCCACTGTACAAGGTGCTGGTAATTGAATTGGATCTGCACTCTGATTGTGGTGATGAGATCATGAGAGGCACACTAGAGTTTGATCCCTTGCCCGAAGGCGAGCAAATGGGGCGTCTTATCAGCAAGAGTGGTACTGAAATCGAAGTGAAGATCATCATTTCAGAATACTTTAGGTAG